In Equus przewalskii isolate Varuska chromosome 6, EquPr2, whole genome shotgun sequence, one DNA window encodes the following:
- the CCDC81 gene encoding coiled-coil domain-containing protein 81 isoform X7 has product MLDTIIPSVQDLARQVLPTLPSLSQEEVSTIWGNVSEFVERQLSLRKRPGTVDSVLSSRETWEKRPRSVLVFPRIELKGMENKPKMEPIVEESQKNRQRKSKLKDQSDKEEGVREILSPKILQDRQTLSPGKVTSGSLLTKLERSGSGGKNMNPEGLSSPDYLKNDDEMNPRISPAPACQDHNKAGQEMCYVCLQRAQRNCPLYYGEERRRREIEDERLIQQYQMLKDQEALFKEQLKSLASREQNKKNAAYNLGVAEAIRIHKNEKPEFYKSFLFDKRPLSPEINAFKQEEYSQSLLKQVDNRREKQIKQRQNRELMDRLEQVQLTEELAAQRAKYIKDKMEETWCYKRALDAQIKNKAPQLPMFEPDSFEPIFGNNKCNLMVEKQMREQNYMKHQLEAAASHKRRAILHQLVDQKRDLQMLQRTQKEHLADRNAELERVNRINQSLQEDWERSAAMKRQRDLEEKAFERASDKLFLLDQCEKYRRCRQCQRCTSNVGKSNLWPLNKSLHGSRLFV; this is encoded by the exons AGGCCTGGCACTGTGGACTCAGTGTTGTCCAGCAGAGAGACCTGGGAGAAGCGGCCCAGAAGCGTGCTTGTATTTCCAAG GATTGAACTCAAGGGGATGGAGAACAAACCAAAAATGGAGCCCATTGTAGAAGAAAGTCAAAAGAATAGACAAAGGAAAAGCAAGTTAAAAGATCAATCAGACAAAGAAGAAGGTGTCAGAG AGATCTTATCACCCAAGATACTTCAAGATAGACAAACTCTCTCCCCTGGCAAAGTGACAAGCGGCAGCTTGCTGACCAAGTTGGAGAGGAGTGGGAGTGGTGGGAAGAATATGAACCCTGAAGG CTTATCATCTCCAGATTATCTGAAAAATGATGATGAAATGAATCCTAGAATTTCTCCAGCCCCTGCTTGCCAAGATCATAATAAGGCAGGACAG GAAATGTGTTATGTATGTTTGCAACGAGCACAACGAAATTGCCCATTGTATTAtggtgaggagaggaggaggagggagatagAAGATGAGCGACTCATACAACAATATCAGATGTTGAAGGACCAAGAGGCTCTCTTCAAAGAGCAG ttgaaaAGTCTGGCTAGtagagaacagaataaaaaaaatgcTGCCTATAATCTTGGAGTTGCTGAAGCTATAAGAATCCACAAGAATGAGAAACCTGAATTTTAT AAATCCTTCCTATTTGATAAACGGCCACTCAGTCCTGAGATTAATGCCTTTAAGCAAGAGGAATATTCCCAAAGTCTCCTGAAACAAGTGGATAACAGACGGGAAAAGCAAATCAAGCAAAGACAAAACAGAGAGTTGATGGACCGCCTAGAACAAGTGCAACTCACAGAGGA ACTTGCTGCACAAAGAGccaaatatataaaagataagATGGAAGAAACATGGTGTTATAAGAGAGCTTTGGATGCACAA ATAAAGAACAAAGCCCCTCAGCTGCCCATGTTTGAGCCAGACTCTTTTGAGCCCATCTTTGGTAATAACAAGTGTAATCTGATGGTGGAAAAGCAAATGCGAGAACAGAATTACATGAAGCACCAGCTGGAGGCAGCTGCTAGTCACAAGAGGAGAGCTATCCTGCACCAACTGGTGGACCAAAAGAGGGACTTGCAGATGCTCCAGAGGACCCAAAAAGA GCACTTGGCAGATAGAAATGCTGAGCTGGAGCGAGTGAACAGAATCAACCAGAGCTTACAGGAGGACTGGGAAAGGAGTGCTGCAATGAAGAGGCAGCGGGACCTGGAGGAGAAGGCCTTCGAGCG GGCCTCAGACAAGCTCTTCCTCCTGGACCAGTGTGAGAAGTATCGGCGCTGCAGGCAGTGCCAGCGGTGCACCTCCAACGTGGGCAAGAGCAACCTGTGGCCCCTGAACAAGTCCCTGCATGGCTCCCGGTTGTTTGTCTAA